The Pirellulales bacterium DNA window AGCTCGATGTCGATCTTTGGCACTTCGCCGAGGCGCAGCACCGGATAACTTTCCCAGTCGATCGGGCCGGCCGTCTCGTTATCGAACCGGACCTGCTCCTTGAGCACCCAGTTCGCCGACTGGATCATGCCGCCTTCAGGCTGGTTCTTCACGGCATCGGGATTGACCACGAGCTCGCCCTTGGCAACGTCGCTCGTGTCAGCATGCATGGTCGAACCTCCTGAGCGCAAACAATTGGGGCGCGAGGCGACGCAAATGGCGTGGCTTTGTTTTCAGGAAATCCGCGTCACCGCGGAGGTTCGACCTACTGACGCGCCTGACCGACGAATCTGCCGCACGTTCTTTTGTTTCATCCACCAATCATCGGACTTGCGGTTTGCTTGTTCTAGACCAATCCGCTTGCTGATCGGACCTTGCGCTTCCCGCCGCCCATCAGTGGCTCGCTCGACGCGACCGGTGACGCCTACCCGTGATCGGATGGACGAATACAAGCGGCACGAAACCGGTTTTGAGCGGCAAGCTCGCGTAGTACGCTTTCAGCGAGGCCACGTCCACAAGCGTTCGCTTGCCGTCCTTTCGTGCGACGATCTTGCGTGAGCTAATGAGGCGCGACATTGTGCGCTTGCTGATCGAAAGGAATTGCGCGGCGTTGCGCGGCGACAGTGCAATCGGTTCAAGGGTGCCCATGGCATACCTCTCCCGTTGCACGCTTGGCCTAGGCGTGCGGAGAGAAGGCCACCAAGGGCGAATGCGGTCA harbors:
- a CDS encoding helix-turn-helix domain-containing protein produces the protein MGTLEPIALSPRNAAQFLSISKRTMSRLISSRKIVARKDGKRTLVDVASLKAYYASLPLKTGFVPLVFVHPITGRRHRSRRASH